TGAGTGGAAGCGCTGGTCTCGTACAGTTTGGTCGCTGGATTTGGTTTTTGACCATGGGTTGAAACAGTCTGAAACCAATTTGTATGTGTCCAGACCGAACCAAACTAATCCAGTAATACGCAAAACCCAGATCACACCAGATTATGTTAGGGGCTCAGCCCATTCAATCCAATCCAAAGACAGTTTTGTAGGAAAACCGAACTGAAACTAAGGTTTCAATCCAAACTATTCCCAGGTTTATATCTAGCACTAAcctggtgctagatacatccatttgagggacaagttttttcAGACAGAGGGAGTTATTACCTACACTCTGTTTTTATATGTGCTTCCAATAAGGTAGAAAACTTAAATATTCGACTTCTGCCCAATAAACCACTCAGGGATCTCGGCTTGATTAACCCTTAGCCCCCTGTTGTATCATATTATTGTGTGCACAAAGGCCATGCTCTTAATTTTTTTGTAGAGGAAGCTATCCTCTTTAGTTGGTTCTGAGAAGTGAATTATTGTGTCCAGGTTAACCCAGAACCCCATTTGGGGGTTCCAATCAGACAAAAGCTCGGAAGCATGGAACGATTTGGACGCAACTAATGGTGGAAGTAGCAAGAACTATTTGTCTTCCATGTTGAACACCGCAAAGCAAAAGGCATCGAGTCTCAGATGGCCACAGACTGATTTCGCTATGAACGATGGCGTTAGTGAGAAGTCAGTGTCATCTACAGCTCAGGAGTCGTCACAAGCCGGAGGACATGGTGCGTCAACACCCTCGGATGCAGAAAGGGACGAAGTCTCCATTTCAAGCCGATTGTTGGAAAATAAAAATGCAGGTACTATGAACCAGGGCCTGTCTGCTTCTGATATCTCCCACACGGCGGAGAGCTACAACAAGTTCAAAGAAGAACAGGAACTGAAACTGCAAGAGTGGCTCAGGGAGTCGAAAGAAGCTGACGATAATAGAGGTTGAGACTGTTGTACCAGCTCCGGTGTTTCCACCGCTGTCGGAGCACGTCAGAAATGAAAAACATGTCCAAACCTTGGAATATGTTTATGACCACAGATCTTTTTGTATTGATGATCAGTGTACATGTGCGGCGTCTCTGTAAACATTCGTGTTCACTTTGCAGCTGTTACATTGATATTCACAAGGCAGAGAGATCTCTCTCGAGTGTATTGTTGTATAACAGCCTGAATTACAGCAGAACATGTTTGTTATTGGTttcttttttttgaattgtttggattgcttaccacatattTCATGTGGTAAATATGTTTGTTATTGTACTTGGGAGCTTGGAAGTGGTTTTTATATATAAACTGATGTGCCCTCTTGTGCCGAGATTCATGACGAGCTTGCTTTGGTTGTTGTGGGTTTTGGGTCTTCACCCGTCAGAGAAGAGATAGGAAGCCGTGAGCCTGTAGAAGTGAAATCGCGAGAGGGGAAAGTGTTGGCGTCCCAAGCAGCAGCGAGGGAAAATGTGTCGGCCTGGAACGTGCATCAGCACTCGACACAGGCGATGAAATTCTTCTTCCGGCGCGAGTTGGCTTTAAGATGGAAAAAGAGACCCCTATAATCTTGCCTCCATCTCATGAACTGCAGCCAGTT
The window above is part of the Triticum aestivum cultivar Chinese Spring chromosome 2A, IWGSC CS RefSeq v2.1, whole genome shotgun sequence genome. Proteins encoded here:
- the LOC123188637 gene encoding uncharacterized protein, whose protein sequence is MHSSSPSSAAVAYSSSSPSHLSPVDGFLCVKEGVDEMIKHVANEPSLGLYFVQQHAQASMPILLDVKGKVTEKTREITLHTEDIEDSICAVRSMAEFGLPIADDMIKDINKSLKIMSKTQPKKGLTQNPIWGFQSDKSSEAWNDLDATNGGSSKNYLSSMLNTAKQKASSLRWPQTDFAMNDGVSEKSVSSTAQESSQAGGHGASTPSDAERDEVSISSRLLENKNAGTMNQGLSASDISHTAESYNKFKEEQELKLQEWLRESKEADDNRG